Proteins from a single region of Murdochiella vaginalis:
- a CDS encoding LysR family transcriptional regulator — translation MELLQLKYFQKVAQSENISKTARELYITPSALSMTISRLEKEIGVKLFTRGGNYITLNEAGRIFYRYACSILGDAEAAVKDVQPPVNQEVNLLTTSPNVWTDLVISFREKKPDVVISQKFIYLDMLSQNVLRNTGDFLLASPLDFETRVAYSSYPLYTDDYPMLMAWKGHPALSLKSTTMAALKNERFIALTSGMSSRKYFDILCEAAGIQPKIIMEVDYAMRERLVKEKCGVAVLTGRSRKNYLSNEVGYVPITDPFIPRQQYIYWDSKKNAGLAAEKFLDFAKNYFVPLDDFNAIK, via the coding sequence CCTTCGGCATTGAGCATGACCATTTCTCGATTGGAGAAGGAGATTGGTGTTAAATTATTTACTCGCGGTGGCAATTACATTACTCTAAATGAAGCTGGACGAATTTTTTATCGCTATGCTTGCTCGATTTTAGGAGATGCTGAAGCTGCCGTTAAAGATGTACAACCTCCTGTTAATCAGGAAGTGAATCTTTTAACCACGAGCCCAAACGTATGGACGGATCTTGTCATTTCCTTTCGTGAAAAGAAACCGGACGTTGTAATTTCACAAAAATTTATTTACCTTGACATGTTATCGCAAAATGTTTTACGAAACACAGGGGATTTTTTGCTAGCCAGTCCCTTGGATTTTGAAACAAGGGTTGCCTATAGCAGCTACCCACTTTATACGGATGACTATCCAATGCTTATGGCATGGAAGGGACATCCTGCATTATCATTAAAATCAACAACAATGGCAGCTCTGAAAAATGAACGTTTTATTGCATTAACCTCTGGAATGTCATCGAGAAAATATTTTGATATATTATGTGAAGCTGCTGGTATTCAACCGAAGATTATCATGGAAGTGGATTATGCAATGCGTGAGCGCCTTGTAAAAGAGAAATGTGGTGTTGCCGTATTAACGGGAAGAAGTAGAAAAAATTATTTATCGAATGAGGTTGGCTACGTTCCCATTACGGACCCTTTTATTCCACGTCAGCAATACATTTATTGGGATTCGAAAAAGAATGCAGGGTTAGCCGCAGAAAAATTTTTGGATTTTGCAAAAAACTATTTTGTACCGTTGGATGATTTCAATGCAATAAAATAA
- a CDS encoding aspartate ammonia-lyase: protein MDAFRMEHDSLGEVKVPKHAYYGANTMRAVENFPITGNPIDRRFIRAIVEVKKAAALMNYEVHQLNEKRTKAIVASCDRILAGENLDQFVVDPIQGGAGTSFNMNANEVIANMATESLGGELGSYHPVHPNDHVNEGQSTNDVIPTAGKIAMIRYFLDLKEEAKKLNAAFEKKSREFDSYIKMGRTQNQDAVPIRLGQEFAAYTAVLERDVKRFDAAIEALSVVNLGGTAIGTGLNADVNYVKNIVPKLNEVTGLSLTQSADLIDGTQNLDGFLVASSVLKNYALSLSKIANDLRFLSSGPRSGIHEITLPARQAGSSIMPGKVNPVIPEVVNQMAFAVVGNDMTVTMCVEGGQLELNAFEPVCFYKIFESLRGLRGAIYTFRVHCIEGLVANKKSLEEEVQRSVGIVTALAPHIGYETASRLAKTALATNKSLRELVLEEKLMSEKKLDRIFNPYEMTHPGIAGKEEEDSSR, encoded by the coding sequence GTGGATGCGTTTCGCATGGAACATGATTCCCTTGGGGAAGTAAAGGTGCCGAAGCATGCCTATTACGGGGCAAACACGATGCGAGCGGTGGAAAATTTTCCGATTACAGGAAATCCCATTGATCGTCGCTTTATCCGGGCCATCGTGGAGGTAAAAAAAGCGGCGGCGTTGATGAACTATGAGGTCCACCAGCTGAATGAAAAGCGTACCAAAGCGATCGTTGCTTCCTGCGACCGAATCTTGGCCGGAGAGAATCTGGATCAATTCGTCGTGGATCCCATTCAAGGCGGCGCCGGCACCTCGTTTAATATGAATGCGAATGAGGTCATTGCCAACATGGCAACCGAGTCGCTGGGTGGGGAATTGGGATCGTATCACCCGGTGCATCCCAACGATCATGTCAATGAAGGACAATCCACCAACGATGTCATTCCGACGGCCGGGAAAATTGCCATGATTCGCTATTTTCTGGATTTGAAAGAGGAAGCGAAGAAGCTCAACGCCGCGTTTGAGAAAAAAAGCCGGGAATTTGACAGCTACATAAAAATGGGGCGAACGCAGAATCAGGACGCCGTCCCGATTCGCCTCGGCCAGGAATTTGCTGCCTATACCGCGGTGCTTGAACGGGATGTCAAGCGCTTTGACGCGGCGATTGAGGCGCTTTCGGTCGTCAACCTGGGCGGCACCGCCATCGGTACGGGACTAAATGCCGACGTGAATTACGTGAAAAACATCGTCCCCAAGCTCAATGAGGTGACCGGCCTTTCGCTCACGCAGAGCGCGGATCTTATCGACGGGACACAAAACCTGGACGGTTTTTTGGTGGCTTCTTCCGTATTGAAAAATTATGCGCTTTCTCTTTCCAAAATTGCTAACGACCTGCGCTTCTTAAGCTCCGGGCCGCGCTCCGGCATCCATGAAATTACGTTGCCGGCGCGACAGGCAGGCTCGTCGATCATGCCGGGGAAAGTGAATCCCGTCATTCCCGAAGTGGTGAATCAGATGGCTTTCGCGGTCGTAGGAAACGATATGACCGTCACCATGTGTGTCGAGGGTGGACAGCTGGAGCTGAATGCCTTTGAACCGGTTTGCTTTTATAAGATTTTTGAATCGCTGCGCGGTTTGCGGGGTGCGATTTATACCTTTCGCGTCCACTGCATTGAAGGACTCGTCGCGAATAAAAAGAGCTTGGAAGAAGAGGTGCAGCGCAGCGTAGGTATCGTAACGGCGCTTGCTCCGCATATCGGCTATGAAACCGCTTCGCGATTGGCGAAGACCGCGCTGGCGACCAATAAATCGTTGCGGGAATTGGTATTGGAAGAAAAGCTGATGA
- a CDS encoding acyltransferase family protein, whose translation MNKRLPWFDSLRVFAFLLVVIYHLGKTKLPAGFLGVNLFFALSGFLLTAKVLDRILLSDADFSFPSYLKSRGKRLLPAMVMMLLISTLFLFVGSSDLRVDYFRQLAGVFGFTTNAYEIFSGGSYEAQFVPHIYVHTWTLAMEVHFYLLWGGILYFLIHYSAKRHAKSPEARQEWVRLCIFFLSLVLLILPTLLLVFGAFQGWPTAFLYFSDLTRMTPFFVGSLVASMTGMSSLAYSTKKWAKGSPLQTLLALFGSLALYILLSFKLGYSAPATYRWGFPLVDALCFLLLFATRMLDLQWQGGEDPRPIRFLSRISYGFYLFHWPIYVVLSSTGLPRPFVLLLTVSMAFFLSWFNHDVWEPLILQKDENALQLPFKIAVHRRKSRQVAQWSVLLIFVFMLIQLITAPPILSLESRLWSSSLQQEIDQVKEAGTTVRDQIAREKQAEQQRKEAEALQAKARSEGFSMICDSIALGVRDSILQAFPSSQVNGKVSRFLHEAPDILRAMIKSGHLKEMVIISLGNNVYPSFAKTTEEIISILPAGTRVIFVSPYDSSEPANSDLNKYANYLPSVEKKYPFVTLANWHKVSQEHTDIYDGTDGAHFFARKAGIPLYIQTLTEAIARSYQRPTKK comes from the coding sequence ATGAACAAGCGGTTACCATGGTTTGACTCCTTACGTGTTTTCGCCTTCCTCCTTGTTGTGATCTATCACCTGGGAAAGACGAAGCTTCCTGCCGGTTTTTTGGGAGTGAATCTTTTTTTTGCTTTATCCGGTTTTTTGCTGACAGCGAAGGTATTAGATCGCATCCTCCTTTCGGATGCCGATTTTTCCTTTCCTTCCTACCTGAAGAGTCGCGGAAAACGGCTCCTCCCCGCTATGGTGATGATGCTCTTGATCAGCACGCTATTCCTTTTCGTGGGCTCGTCCGACTTGCGCGTCGATTATTTTCGCCAGCTTGCGGGCGTTTTCGGTTTTACAACCAATGCCTATGAAATCTTCTCCGGCGGCTCGTATGAAGCGCAATTCGTTCCGCATATTTATGTGCATACATGGACACTTGCCATGGAAGTGCACTTTTACCTTCTCTGGGGCGGCATCCTCTATTTTCTGATTCACTACTCCGCCAAGCGCCATGCAAAAAGCCCGGAAGCTCGACAAGAGTGGGTTCGTTTATGTATTTTCTTTCTCTCGCTGGTCCTGCTTATTTTGCCGACCCTCCTTCTGGTTTTCGGCGCTTTTCAAGGGTGGCCGACCGCCTTCCTCTATTTCTCTGATCTGACCCGCATGACGCCCTTTTTCGTGGGCTCACTGGTTGCGAGTATGACGGGTATGTCCTCACTGGCCTATTCGACAAAAAAGTGGGCAAAGGGATCTCCCCTCCAAACGCTCTTGGCCCTATTCGGCTCGTTGGCTCTCTATATTCTTCTATCTTTTAAGCTCGGCTATTCCGCTCCTGCAACCTATCGTTGGGGCTTTCCGCTCGTGGATGCGCTATGTTTCCTGCTGTTATTTGCCACGCGCATGCTGGATTTGCAATGGCAGGGTGGAGAAGATCCACGTCCCATCCGTTTTCTATCCCGCATTTCATACGGGTTCTATCTTTTCCACTGGCCCATTTATGTGGTGCTTTCTTCGACCGGCCTGCCGCGTCCATTCGTCCTGTTGCTGACCGTGAGCATGGCGTTTTTCCTGTCCTGGTTTAACCATGATGTTTGGGAACCCCTGATACTACAAAAAGACGAAAATGCTTTGCAGCTTCCTTTCAAAATTGCAGTCCATCGTCGCAAAAGCAGACAGGTGGCGCAATGGAGCGTTCTCCTTATCTTCGTTTTCATGCTAATTCAGCTGATTACCGCCCCGCCGATTCTCTCTCTCGAGAGCCGACTCTGGTCGTCTTCTCTGCAGCAGGAAATAGATCAGGTGAAGGAAGCCGGCACAACGGTCCGAGACCAGATCGCACGGGAAAAGCAAGCGGAACAACAGAGAAAAGAGGCGGAAGCTCTTCAGGCAAAGGCCCGCTCGGAGGGCTTTTCCATGATTTGCGACTCCATCGCTCTCGGTGTGCGCGATTCCATTTTGCAGGCGTTCCCCTCCTCACAAGTCAACGGAAAAGTTTCCCGTTTCCTTCATGAAGCGCCGGATATCCTTCGCGCCATGATAAAGAGCGGTCATCTGAAAGAGATGGTGATCATTTCCCTCGGAAACAATGTCTATCCCAGCTTTGCAAAGACAACGGAGGAAATTATTTCTATCCTTCCGGCGGGCACACGCGTTATCTTTGTCAGCCCTTATGACAGCAGCGAGCCCGCCAATTCCGATTTGAACAAGTATGCAAATTATCTGCCCTCTGTGGAGAAAAAATATCCTTTTGTGACCCTCGCCAACTGGCACAAAGTTTCCCAGGAGCACACCGACATCTACGACGGTACCGACGGCGCACACTTCTTTGCCCGTAAAGCGGGCATTCCTCTTTACATTCAAACCTTGACGGAGGCAATTGCGCGCTCGTATCAGAGGCCGACAAAGAAGTAA